The Candidatus Berkiella aquae sequence AATCGATACTTTAGCCAGGCTTAAACAGCTGCCTCAAACCTTGGTCAGTGGATCTGCCATTGGTTTTTACGGGCCTCAACAAGATCAAGAACTCATTGAAACAAGTTCTTTTACACCTAGCTTTAGTCATGAATTATGCCAAGCCTGGGAAGATGAAGCCAATAGAGCAAAACAACTGGGCATTCGAGTGGTTAATTTACGCACTGGCATTGTCTTGAGTAAAAGGGGGGGGGCGCTAGCGAGGATGAGATTGCCATTTCAATTGGGTTTAGGGGGGCCGATTGGTAACGGCCAGCAATGGATGTCATGGATCCATCATGAAGATATTGTACGAATTATTCAATTTTGTATTGAAAAAGAAATAGAAGGCCCCGTGAATGCAACTGCGCCATTTCCGGTTACCAATAAAGTGTTTGCAAGTACTTATGCAAAGGTACTTCATCGGTGTGCTTGTTTACCTATGCCAGGATGGTTATTACGTTTGCTAATGGGGCAAATGGCAGAAGAACTTTTGCTGACAGGACAAAGAGTGATACCTG is a genomic window containing:
- a CDS encoding TIGR01777 family oxidoreductase, whose protein sequence is MKQILITGGTGLIGQALCEALIQKGYHITVLTRDVHQRQRLFISQESITLIDSLQKIKSETIFDAVVNLAGAPIAKRWTTAYKRTIVQSRINLTQTLIDTLARLKQLPQTLVSGSAIGFYGPQQDQELIETSSFTPSFSHELCQAWEDEANRAKQLGIRVVNLRTGIVLSKRGGALARMRLPFQLGLGGPIGNGQQWMSWIHHEDIVRIIQFCIEKEIEGPVNATAPFPVTNKVFASTYAKVLHRCACLPMPGWLLRLLMGQMAEELLLTGQRVIPDKLQQTGFSFEYPILEKALKNTENSH